The region ATCAGCCAACCAAGCCAATTGTAAGAGGAGAAATATCAGGAAGAAGAGAAAGGAGGCGCATGCCTTGTGCAACACTACTGAATACCGTGAGGCACACGGCATCAGTCAGTCACGTAAACACCTTGAAGGCAAACCAATGATAGCCACGTTAGCAGTCAACACACTTTTGGCAAGTTCTTTACGACTTGCCGAGACACTTTGAAACATGAGAGGTGTCTGATCTTGGCACTGCTTGAAAGCTGCACTATtctaaacaaatgaaaaatcaaacaaacaaaatgaacatgtaTATCACTAAGCCGGTAACTAAAACTGAGTTTGAAGATATTAATTGAACGCTTAAAAAATATAAGGCAAATTCATTGTTTACGTTTCCTCTTCCTGCAATTAATGTtttacgtttttaaaaaaaacatgcttcattGGTCTCATCGCATGCAGTCGAGAAGAGCAAAATGTTAATCAGattttccaaaaaaaagcagcttttACAAGGATGCAACATGTGCAGATTGGCAAGATGAGTCCAGATATTGAAGTAAAGAATAACAGAATACAAAAAAGATGTTTGGCATGGTTCTGGTTTGatttatggaaaataaaatcagaaCACGACAAAACAAAGAAAGTTTGGGCCATCTTGTAGAACTATCGGTCTGGAATCTCAGGTGAGGTGCAATCATTTTATCAAACACAATTGTGCCATACACATGGCATAGACTAAAAGCAAGGACCTTTCCTTTGACAGTACTGCTTAGAACTTTGAACGTCTTTGCACCAGTTGCCTTTCTTCAATCCAGACTATTTTCCCAGGATGCAACACAAACTCTTTGTCGGCACATGCACGAACAACTGAGGAACCGTTTGAAGAGGAACCATTTCATAGTTTGATGTAGGTTAGGTTTACGCTCGTACTTGGAAGCTCAATGCCAGGGAACGGCGCTTGTTGTTTGCCTGCTATTGCCAACAAATAAACACCACGTtaaacacaaatgcacacatatttcacaaacacatgATGCCAAGACTTGGAAAATCCTCTTGCGGAATCACTATTCGTCAGTAGTTTGGACTTGTTGTGTCAATATTTCTAATATATTGGTGGAATTTGACAATTACTGCTCCAGGAGAGGATTTTTAAAGTCAATggtaagaataaaaaaagatgtaaaaacagaaatatttctaCTAAACAAAGGGGAGGTTGCATGTGAGCTTTTTGGAGTCATTTGCCAATGACACAaccatttgatttattttttggcagatcctaataaatgtaaataaatactagGAAATGATCATCTATGAATAATAACTTGAAAATCCACAGATGTCAATACATGTTCCACGcaacaaaatatacaaatttacaAATCCATCTTGTCTCACATACCAGTTAGTATACTGTATTGGGCTCTTGCTTTATGACTGGACTACAATGCCTGACATTTTGGACATTGTTATTTTGTTCCTTACGCATTGAACTTGGTTAAATAGAGCATTTGGGTTGGATGTAAAATCAATCGGTTTCCTGCTTTTACATAATTAGACAATTGCAAACAGAGGACCaacaaacaattacatttagGTTATTTTTGTGGTAGTTTGAAAGTTGCAATATGATAAGTAATGGAATATTTAGGGAACCAaagcatgcaaacacacacatcctatttatttatgtatgacTTATGGCATGAGTGAAAACAGTCTAAACCGAAAATCAAATAAACAGAAGGCTGGCAGAAATGATATATTGGTTCCAATAGATGAAACAATGTGCTGCTTTGGGGTTCATCCAACCTACAAAATCTGAAAACACAATTAAAGTCATCAATTTACTATAATAATTAAGAATGGCTCTCTTACAAGGCAGCTCTAATCCCGTGTGTCCTGTGGCGTTGCGTACACATGGCGGCGAGTGCCTTCCGTCAGCCATGTCGGACTCAGAACATTGAGCCTCGCCATGAATCACAGCCAGACCCAAACGCAAGCGTTCTGCATAGGACTGCGCTCTAGGAGAATCAATGAGACAACGTTGCACTCTTTACCCTCCACATAATAAGTTGTGCATATTCATCGGTAGACTGCTAAACAATTTGTATGATTACATTAGAATGAGCATTATTCATTTATAATTTTAGCATAATCCATTGCCTTAAGCAGACAAGATATTGAGTCGTTCAGCCTTTCTTCAAAAATTTTGGCTTTAAAAACCCCCAAACTatattatgtacagtatgtatatatacatatagtacTGTCTACATATATAATTCCATTCCACTTAAAACAGCAAAGTGGAAATTAGTGGTGACTCTATTGCATATACACAGATCATCTGTGACACGTCTCAATAATAATGCGTGTCATCTTTCATAGGTCGTCGCATGAGACTGACGACATCAAGGAGTGATCAAAGCATTAACAGGCATTTCCAAAACTTTCTCCTCCTCTGGTGGGAGGGGCGCATATGTAAACATAGGAGCGTTGACCTCCATGATTTTATTACAACACCTCTTGCTTTAGTgcgtgaatatattaaattaaaagtagaaaTAGACTCATTAACGAAAGAGATCTCAGAACTGAAGATTAGCGCTGTATTTGGATGACAAACATTCGCGATATTGAGATCCCATTTTTACGACATTTGCGTCTGCTCTAAGGTAAGTGTTGGTTAACTTAACGTCGTCGTTAGGCAACATAGCCATGTGTCTTGTGTTCAATTTCGTGCTGGAGGGTCAcattattgtgtattttttacttgtattggTTGCAATTGCATTTATAGAAACAATTTGTGAAATAACGTTAGCAGAAAGAAATTACGAGTTATATTGTCCCAGGTTCCCCAAGACAcgctcaccccgcgtttggcGTTTAATGTACCaatcgccaacatgtctctgatgtctgtggtgtggacgcatttcaatttatattgagctttgttaaaatgcccgtgctaaataggcctaaatgttttataataatattataatttaaattaattataataaaagcaatgataataaaaaattggcataatttttttccctccgtttcggttttcggccaagcatttctcatttttggttttcggtttcggccaaaaaatttcatttcggtgcatcactaattgAAATGTTTGACCCCCCCATCTATTTTTGTCGATTACTCAAAACAAACCTTAAGCCAGGGCGGGTCACACATAATGCATGCATAAACCAAGCAAAAGGCAGTTATAGGAATACATTTCCGAGAGAATTTAATTAATCTTAATGAATGTATTATCCTTTCATTTTCTAAGGatatattaagatttttttgttaccGGGTTTGGCTTATTTATGATGATTGAATTCCATGTTGCAACATCATATTTTCTTTCACATCCTGCCATGCCGTGGCAATGTAGAAAATGCCACTCGATACAGCATGGCCAGACACCCCTATGcctcccaccaaaaaaaaaaaatcacatttttttccccttttgtaaACAGTTTAATCTTAAATGGAGGTCCACAATCTCTACTgattaccgttttttttttttttttggaaagatTGGATTGTGGGAAGAGGCAATCTTTTGTAGTTtctgttttcaaaaatgttaggCATCCTGCTTGTAACGCACATGCAGCTAGTGAGACACAGCAATAAACTGATATTTTTAAGATGTGGTCTGCCTTTGTACACGTGATGTTGACAGTAGAACAATAGGTCAACACAAAAGAAATtggaattaatatatttttttaatttatttaatcattatttacagCAAAGCTCGATTTACGACTATAGGACTTCCTCATATGCCCATACTAAGATTGAGTATATTTTGTGACACAATCTCATTGATCACAGAAAGGCAACATGTCTGAGTGACTATTTTTGTTTCCATGCCTTTACCTCTTCGCTGCTGCTGGGGATTTGGCCACAATGATGGCATTCCTATAATCTGGAATCTAGAGacatatgagaaaaaaacatatagcaGCTTTAAAGACGTACATTACTTAATTGCTAAGAAGTTTGCTTGGGTGCAATTATCACCTCCTCTTGGATGTACTGGATTAGAAATGGAGAGGCCCGCAAATTGTCCAccggaaaagaaaagaaaccctGGATCTCTTTCTGGTGCAAGTCCATGGTGATGATGTGTGTCAGCCCTAATAGAGACGTTAATGAGATTTTTTATGTGCCAACAGGAAATGAACTCTTGCAATAGGTATATCCAAATAAGGTGACTGAGAAGCTCTTTACCTGCTTTTGCCAACATGGATGCTAACAGTTTACATACTATGGACCCCCTCTTCCTCATCTTGCACTGTTTACTGTAGGGGAAGTACGGAATAACCCCAATGATGTTCTTTGCACAGGAGGTCTTGAGGGCGTAGGCCATAACCAGCAGCTCCATGATTGCCGTGTTGACATCTCTGCTTGGAGTAAAGGGACAGTGTAAATAAATCGTCTGAAGTTCAACTACTGACAGAATATGAATTATTACATTTCAGTGTAGTGTGCAGATGTCTCTAGTCTCTACACTCACCTTGGTATGGTCTGGATGATGAAGATGGTTTGTCCACGAACAGATTCTTTTACATCCACTCTTGTctctatacaaataaatatggaaCAGCCAGCACATTTGTGATACATAAATCATTGGCATTTGGAACATTTTAGCTAAAAAAGCAGTGCTTCCACAAACCTGACAGGGCCTTTCTATTTTATCATGTCTTTGAAATACAAATTGTAATTCAATTAGAATGTATATCACTGTGTTTGATACAGAAATAACCTCGTTAATGACAATAGCTTTATGAATCTCTTatgtattgacaattccgagcttaaGAGACAAGTCAAAATGTCGGTCTTATTCGGTGAAATGACCCTCTCTgtccattgaaaagcattgggcTTTGGATCGttataatttgatttgtgaggattattattaacaatttgCCTGATTTGTAGGCTAGTCACagacaaaagcaatacaatatacGCCTTTTATTTTCACCTTGTCAAAGAAGCATTTTCATTACGGAAATATCAGATGCCCTGGATATTCGGAATTGTCAGAAGCCAAACTCAAACTACCAAACTTAAAAAGAGCCCGTTTGAGATTAAAACAACCAtacgcaaaaataaataaataaatgaagagtgatgatgatgatgatgatgatgatgatgatgacatgttgattCAGCCAGGCTgaacgctctctctctcttaaaaaatatatatatattaacacaACTACTGCCTGATAATCATGCACTACAAGAACGTCTTGATGTTTTTACACTACAGTCCCTTTACAAGCACTGTAGCACAAAGCAGTTTGATGTTTTCTCTTACCACTGTTAGACTCTTGAAAGACAACAGACTTTCCCAGCTCAACTCCAAGTCGCCTGAGATGCAAAAGCACAATACTTACAATAATATTCAACGTGCTTTCTACATTATATGTAGTCTAGTCAAATACATTTAACAGGCTAACATAACATGGAAACAAATACGTTACTTGGATAATTCAGTTTAGCATGGACGATGTAGCGTTACAACAGTATCTTACTCTGTTATCTTCTTCGCCAGCTCTGTGCACGCTACGGAGGAATTTGCCGAGAAAACACGATAACCACTTTTTGCGACGttcattgtgttgttgttgctgatgtTATTCGTCCACGATCGACGCTATATTTTGGGTGAAAACTCAGCTAATTTATTTGCAGTTTCTTTCTCCTGACGTTGAAGTTAGCTCGCGTGCTAGCTACTCTTGCGCAAGATGACTTAAACTGCGCCAATCTAAACTACAACGTTCAATGGGTTACAAATGTAAGAATCGGTATAGTGCGGAATCATTATGCGTCACTTGAAATTTTCCAAAACGTGTTGCGGTGTTCCAACGACTGGCTGACACCTGACTAGTACAGGTAGCGTGCTGCTGCGCTAAACATCAGCCGACATTTGTGACTACGGAATCTTCTTTGGGACAAACTTTATGATTCGCGTCGACCATGCTGCATAATCGTGTTTGTGTGTCACCTGGTGAGCAGCCATTCTTTCCTAATGTAGTATTTCAAAGACAATGTTGAGATACATTTGGCCTCTATAATGGGCGGTTAAACGTTGATCACTTTGTCCAGACACATACACGGATCaatttttttacaccaagtgccagctcaaacattattttttttgctctcccaTCATGCTGgccaatattaaaattaaaaaaggaggcCCAGAGGTTTTATTCATTGAATGtagtatactgtacagtacttttAATATAAGTCACTGTAACAGTATCCACATTATGCACATGAACACTGTGCGTGAATATAGGAAAAGAAAATGgtccttaattaattaattttgtaaaaaatttgAAGATGATGATTCATAAAAGAGGTAAAAATTGAATGTGGTAATAAAATAACTcatgttttgatttaaaataacttttaaaatgtttttattcaataaGAAGGAATATGTTAAGAAAGATAAATACCATAATTTAAACTTGCGCTCTGCTGTACACTTAGTTTTTCACGGCACACAGAGAACCGCAAGCATGCAAGCAGAGATTCAGAGTGGAAGACACATGCAAACAGTGCTGCACCACTTGAGCTGCCATGCTCAAAGCGTCAGTAGCCAGTGAAGGAATTGccattaattgtaatcgtttgcgtgttcaaataattccaagatgagattctggtgaagagggtccttgcaaggttggtttattacagagatctctggtcacacagttgcacatcacccaagcagtgtcatccaatgtgtgtgtcttcttttgcccacacagcctctttattcaaaacatgaggaaacgcctctgtcatcccgtgaggcaCAGAATgggtttgcattttcccagtaaactagattgTCCTTAaacttttgacaaccggatttctgatcaacagcaactagacttcttagataaacatagaaacatttcaactttctcatttctgggaaaacagtagaaaagatagcaagaatgtcaaaagcattactcacacaggttatatcaggtcaacataattacaccttcatcaacacatctataatgaaatgtaaaacaggtaaaatgtaaaataaaacaataaaaatgttaataatgtcaacaccaGCAAGCAGACTGGCATCTCTCCAAAGCCCAAGTCTTTCCAGATGATCTACAGTACACTTTAGATTCCCATTGCTAAAGCacaaattttactcaaaatttaGCCAggctatgaataattttgggcTTCCTGTGTATCTATCCATAGAGCATCTTCTAGGTGACTGGGCGAGAGGTGGGTGGGTTATACCCTGGCGTGGTCACCAGCCAAATGCAAGGGACATGCAGacagccattcacactcacattcagcCAGATTTGCTAACCTCTATAACATCCTTAAAGCAAATATAACATGatattaatgaaattaaatgtcaCTATATATGTCCATTCAAATGCAATTACTTGTGTGTCCTTTGGATGTTAAGTATTGTTTACTTTACAGGATGTGAATTGAACTGAATCTCTATCTTTCGTAAGTTAACCTGATATGACTTGGTGAGCATGATATCAATCATCTGACTCTGATGACTCTTTAAGATAAGCTACCATGAGGTGCAACTAAATCAACAAGTGAGCTCTGCAAACAAGGACAACCTGGTTGCGCAAGGCTGGCAGTGGCACGTCCACGCAACATTGTGGtgcccctttttcttttcttttttaaaccagCTTGATCATTAATGACACACTTGTTAATGTTTAACCTGCGTCTGTATGTTGTTCACACCTTCTGCATACACATTGTAGCTCTCCAAATAAAAAGCTATGAATATTAAATTCAACATTTGTTTCTCTCAACAGGTGAGCCGGGGCTAATTCATGACTGATTGGTGTTCCTTGTCCAACCAGCAATGAAATCTGTGCACCTTCTCAGCTGTGACAACAGAACCAAGATATACCACTTAAGGAACCTTTGTCACAGGCTCACAGCAAGGGTGAATAGTATACATTTCAAAGAGTACACCACGGGCTGTGTGTGGGGTGTTTCGGGGGGGAAGAACAGACTTGAAACCATGCTGTGACGCAGTCTGTAGCAAAGAACAAATCAAAATGAATGAGTCTGTCCTATTTCTCACTGACGTCATTCTGTTTAATTTACACCCATTGGTGTGCATTTACATTTATGTTGGTCAGGCTTTGTGTGGAATTGAAAATGATTCGAGGTTAATCTCCTAAACAGTCAAGAATGGGAATAGTGGAAGAAAAGGTCGCAGTGGTGTCTCTCTATCTTTTTTCCGAGGTCTTAATCTCACATTGTATCCCTGACGGcggattattttttcaaacttctaTCTCATCATGTTTTCATCAaacagcacttaaaaaaaaaagtgaggtggAAAGGGGAGCAGGAGGAGAGGGACTGTGTGAAAGGGAGGGTACAGAAGCTCCTCCTTGTTCGCTGCGTGTGTTTCTTGTGTTTTTTACAGCCTGTTCTTCACTCACACTAACACTCAGCAGAGATTCAGGGCTAGAGAGCAACGGTTCTCATTAGGCAAAGACGGAAAGGGAAGCAGCTTTCTCCCACCTCTACCCCAGCATTAGCAAAGAGCCAAGACAAGGAAAAAAAGGTAggatttgactttttaaagtgtttattttgggggttggggggctAATCTTTACCCTGCCTTCTGCATGTGTTAAGCATTGATCAACTGTGCTCCTAGATGGAGAggatgcagggagcaaaagagGAGGACCACCAGAAGAGAGAACTGACTGACAAAGATCGGGTGAACATCCAGGACTCCTGGGCAAAGGTCTATCAGAACTGCGATGATGTTGGAGTGGATATACTCATCAGGTATTTAGTTTTACTCTCTTGTTGACAGCATGAAAAAGAAATAAGGGAAGCTATTGGACATACACAATTTATGTCTTAAGGCTGCACATATGCAGCACTAACTGCTTATTTGAActatcattaattcattttctgtagCTGCAACATCAGTTAGTTCCTTAATGATCAGATTTATTTGACAGGAATCATCAAGCAGTATTGATGCCTACAGGtgaactttttggacatttttacatGATGTGCAAAGGAATACAGCCAgtcataatttttcatgtaataGTCTCACTTTCCGCCTTGTACATAATCCTATTCATCAAATAGTAGAAGCAAGCCATAAACAATAATCCATCAGTCAGACTCCCTTGGCTCTCACAGGGCTCCCTCCCTTGAAGCAGGTCATGTTTTGAATGCCAGGCATCCCACGGTGGCTCGACTATATCATAAGCAATCAGACCTTCAAAGcagtcctattttttttttgagactGTTTTCTTTAAATACTGCATCATTGAATGCTGTTATGCCGTCATGTAAACATCTACTTCATCCAAGTGTGGTGGAACATGCAATCTGAGATTTCACAGCTGTCATCTTCTCATTGAGTAAATAGAAACAGCaggtttttcaattttttctaTGAAGATTATGACCGTCATAATTCATTGCATGACCCTAGGTATCTTTCTTTGTGCTGTATGGGGTGAAAGTTGAAGGGAACCTCACATGGAATGTGGAGCATTTAACTCCTCCCATTCCCTTTTAGTCATATACGTATTACtttcagatgtgtgtgtgtcaaggtTGACAGAGGcaaccctgatttaaaaaaacaaaaaaacattgaaccttCACTAAGATTTTCAAGAACTAGATATAATGTGGGGAGATCCATTTGAAGAGTTGCATTAAAAATCATACCTGTATCTTAAACACTGTTAGAGGGACAGTAATACAGTATGTGGGCTATTGCGGTCTATTTTGCAGTTGTGTACAAATGCACTGCATTTATATTTTGGTTCAAGCCACATAAGTAGGAAAACAGGAAAAACTGCTTCCCATAACAATTTTAAACCTTAAAATGAATACTTCTTAAACAGTGTCAAGTGTCAACTAAAACAGAATTTTCTCATCTGATGCTCGCAATGGATTGTTGATAGTGTGCCTAATGTTGCCCAGTGGGTCAAACCAAGATACTGTGTTGCTttgatttaaaatacatttttccacatatactgtacattcctTCCTGCAATCCCCAGGAAGTCAAAAAATGACTCGTAATCGATGAGTGTGGCCATGGTTAATTTCCTGCCTGGTGCTGAGAGTCCTCTTTATCAAACCTCAGAGTAAACTTTTAAGCTTTTAAACTGTCCATACCCTCTTACGCGTTGCAGATAATATctaaaagagcagactttgacaCAGCCTGTGAAATTAAAAACTTTTGTTGCTCCTGGGTTAATCTTGAAGAACAGATAACGAAGGATTAAGACTCCAATGGCCATATAAAATACTAATGAGGCTATTTATATGCAACCACAGGTGGTGAAATTCCATGCGCGAAAGATTAGACATCATGGTCCCTCATTAGCTTGTAAGAGTCAAATTGGAATACTTACACAGAGGCCATCCATTTACATCGAGCTGAACATCTATCCTCCATCTTTTTAGGAATTTCAATTTACGAATGAAAGACTGAAAGAGGGAGctctgttttaaaaagttaattagTAGTTGATtggtaaaagaaaatgaaacagGACATCAGGATTAGATTACGCTTTGGTCCTCTTCTTAAACAGTGGGAGGGGTTCAGTCCATGTGCCTGAGAGCGTattagaaagaaaagaaaaaaaaatattttggtgatTAGGGATCAACAACGAAAGGTCAAAATTTAGGAAAAAATGTGAGGAATATAGCATTGATGCcaagtgaaacatttttttttcatttgcatgaCTTCTGATTTAATGAAATATGTCAGCAGCAGCATGAATCAAAAGATTACATTTTGATATATGACGACTGCATTTCTGCACAGTCATGGCATGTTGTATTTTGAATCATAGTAAATAtctaaaaacatccatccatctatctattttctatactgcCTTTCAATAAGGTAAACTGGAGCCTTTCCCAACTGACTTTGGACAGCAGGCGCTGTGCAGCCTTGATTGGTCGCCTGTCAGTCACAGGACACATTCAGCCAAACAACCATTAGACTCACGTTATCACATATGGGCAATTTAGAGTCTCAATAAACCTAACacacatgtttttggaatgtgggaggaagtaaAGAAAACCCATGCAATTAAAGTGGGAAATCCGAACCCTGAACCTTAGAAATGTgatgcagatgtgctaaccTCTCACAGGGTTTTTCCCTGGCTgaaaatgaggcagaggtgatgtcatcctgactatgatgggtgactaccgataccaggtatcataacggtgccaataccagtcttctTAAGTATCTTAAGGTATCGGGACCCGCGGCGGTGACCTataccattatcggccgccctcctgcagccattttacgatcagggactagaaatgagaaattatatgaatacatatATGCCAtaaatttttgacttttttttttaaactacaatcattaaaaagtcATCCACTactacatattaaattgtaaatataggtcagcattgttgtaaaacactattctgtttattgtatattctgttttttttttttttactttggcgatggctggagcgcaccacctctgcctcacaaccaggaaatgggtgTGCATTGCTCCATGATCTGTGGCATGTGCACCCTACTCCCTATAAAGTGCCCTACTTAGGGGTCACGGCATTTTGTAGTGGCGTCCGAATGTCCAGGGAACaaaaatgtagggcactcaaaattacccacaatacactctgaaaagtagtgaacattgATGTTCACGCAACCGGGTTGATAACgcattgcgagtatgaaaaaaacatggcggGAGCGACAACATAAGCGCGGGAATCAAATCCAATACATTAATATATACTacgaaaataatttgttttagttgaaaatatgtacaacaaaggaaatagaatacagttttaaaagattttcattcacaataaatagtcggTGATTTATGCGCCGGTGCGACGTAAGAGTTACGGTGGTCACACGATATGCGACGAGGAGAAAGTAGTTAGCTGGCTGTCCGAATCaccaaacagaatgagggcactATATATTAGGCCACTATATAGTGCGGGGCTATGTAGTCAAGGGGATAAGGGTGGACATTCAGACACAGCCTG is a window of Vanacampus margaritifer isolate UIUO_Vmar chromosome 2, RoL_Vmar_1.0, whole genome shotgun sequence DNA encoding:
- the LOC144043424 gene encoding phosphoribosyl pyrophosphate synthase-associated protein 1 isoform X2, yielding MNVAKSGYRVFSANSSVACTELAKKITERLGVELGKSVVFQESNSETRVDVKESVRGQTIFIIQTIPRDVNTAIMELLVMAYALKTSCAKNIIGVIPYFPYSKQCKMRKRGSIVCKLLASMLAKAGLTHIITMDLHQKEIQGFFSFPVDNLRASPFLIQYIQEEIPDYRNAIIVAKSPAAAKRAQSYAERLRLGLAVIHGEAQCSESDMADGRHSPPCVRNATGHTGLELPSGKQQAPFPGIELPIMMAKEKPPITVVGDVGGRIAIIVDDIIDDVGDFVAAAEILKERGAYKIYIMATHGLLSADAPHLIEESAIDEVVVTNTVPHEVQKLQCPKIKTVDVSMILAEAIRRIHNGESMAYLFRNITVDD
- the LOC144043424 gene encoding phosphoribosyl pyrophosphate synthase-associated protein 1 isoform X1; its protein translation is MNVAKSGYRVFSANSSVACTELAKKITERLGVELGKSVVFQESNSETRVDVKESVRGQTIFIIQTIPSRDVNTAIMELLVMAYALKTSCAKNIIGVIPYFPYSKQCKMRKRGSIVCKLLASMLAKAGLTHIITMDLHQKEIQGFFSFPVDNLRASPFLIQYIQEEIPDYRNAIIVAKSPAAAKRAQSYAERLRLGLAVIHGEAQCSESDMADGRHSPPCVRNATGHTGLELPSGKQQAPFPGIELPIMMAKEKPPITVVGDVGGRIAIIVDDIIDDVGDFVAAAEILKERGAYKIYIMATHGLLSADAPHLIEESAIDEVVVTNTVPHEVQKLQCPKIKTVDVSMILAEAIRRIHNGESMAYLFRNITVDD
- the LOC144043424 gene encoding phosphoribosyl pyrophosphate synthase-associated protein 1 isoform X4, whose translation is MNVAKSGYRVFSANSSVACTELAKKITERLGVELGKSVVFQESNSETRVDVKESVRGQTIFIIQTIPRDVNTAIMELLVMAYALKTSCAKNIIGVIPYFPYSKQCKMRKRGSIVCKLLASMLAKAGLTHIITMDLHQKEIQGFFSFPVDNLRASPFLIQYIQEEIPDYRNAIIVAKSPAAAKRAQSYAERLRLGLAVIHGEAQCSESDMADGRHSPPCVRNATGHTGLELPLMMAKEKPPITVVGDVGGRIAIIVDDIIDDVGDFVAAAEILKERGAYKIYIMATHGLLSADAPHLIEESAIDEVVVTNTVPHEVQKLQCPKIKTVDVSMILAEAIRRIHNGESMAYLFRNITVDD
- the LOC144043424 gene encoding phosphoribosyl pyrophosphate synthase-associated protein 1 isoform X3, whose protein sequence is MNVAKSGYRVFSANSSVACTELAKKITERLGVELGKSVVFQESNSETRVDVKESVRGQTIFIIQTIPSRDVNTAIMELLVMAYALKTSCAKNIIGVIPYFPYSKQCKMRKRGSIVCKLLASMLAKAGLTHIITMDLHQKEIQGFFSFPVDNLRASPFLIQYIQEEIPDYRNAIIVAKSPAAAKRAQSYAERLRLGLAVIHGEAQCSESDMADGRHSPPCVRNATGHTGLELPLMMAKEKPPITVVGDVGGRIAIIVDDIIDDVGDFVAAAEILKERGAYKIYIMATHGLLSADAPHLIEESAIDEVVVTNTVPHEVQKLQCPKIKTVDVSMILAEAIRRIHNGESMAYLFRNITVDD